ATAACCTTCTCTACTGCGACACCGTGGATGCGTTAGGTTCCGAACCATTGCTTGCACACCCTAATGTGGTCTGCATGAACGTGTCGTCCGGCAGGACGAGCCAGGCGTTTGGGCGTTTAAGCCAAAAAGTGCTCGCAAATCTTTCGGATTATCTTAAAAAACAATCGGCGACGTAATATTACGCAGCGTGTTCACCACGCTCCAGCCCGCAATCTGCGCGGTTTTACTGTACACCTCAACTACAGCGCGGATCTGCTCGCTTTCGATTTCAATGCGGTGTTCATCACCCACAAATTCGGGAACCGATTGAATTGAAACTTCCACATTTTCGGGTCCGTTCGAAGCCAGGGCTGCAGCCACCGCAACATTCACACGTGTCGGAAACAGTCCGATTGCGGCGGCGGCGTTGCCCGAAAATACTTCGCGGGTTTGGGTCTGAAGGCTGTCGTCATACACTTCGGTGTTTTTCAATGAATTGGGCCCTTTACGGGTGCTGAATGTCACTTTGCTTTTTTCCATGAGAGAAACGGTCCGCAATACATCAAATCCGCCAATGGCGCCCGACGCCAGATGCACGCGGGTGCCGTTTTCGAGTGCGGTTTGTTTGACGGTCTCATAAAACGCGCTGTTGGCAAAGGCTCCGATAGACAGTGTGACAATTGAGCAACCGTTCTTCAGCGCCGGAATTGCCAATTCTTTCAAAGACGCTGGCGATGCTGTTTCTACGATATAGTTGGGTTTAAGAGCGAAGATTTCCTCGAGCGAGTCGCAAGGCGTGCAGCGGTAACCCTGATCTGAACGGTTAACTGAGTCGGCGACCCTCTGCGCTTTTTCGAACGTCCTTGAATAGGTCGCGATCAGTTGGAAATCGGGCAGCAAACCTTTAAGAAGCGCCTCTGAAACAATAATTGCAAGCTTACCGCAACCCACAATGGCTAAAGTTTTTGTTTTCATGCTGCGAACATACTGAAATTTAAACCGTCGGCTCCTCACACTGAATCTTCATTCATTGAGGAGGCGCAGCGCATTTATACCGCTAAAAATCCGGCTCCTGGTGGAGACGGATTGTCTAAATGAATAATGAAAATAAAGTGTGGGTTACTTTTTAATTATTTTAAACGACTTTTCAGTACCGTTTTGAAGTTCAGCTTTTATAAAGTAGACACCGGGTTGCAGCGTAGATACGTCGGTTTTACCGTTCAGTGCTTTCAATTTTGTAATCAGCTGGCCCGCAGCATTATAAACCGATAAATTTTTAACCGGAGTCTTTGAGTCGATATACAGTTGGTCGCGCGCCGGATTCGGATAAGATACAACTTCGTCTTGTTGGCTATCGTCAGCGGTTCCCAATGTCGATTTCGAAAAGCCGTAAACGTCGAACACAAAGTTGTAGCCTTCCTGCGGTGTCCACGTCTCCCCATCGTCTGTTGACCAAAACAGGCTGCCGCCGATTCCGGGAGCGGTGGTGGCTTCCCACGTCAGAAGGTCGGTGTACGGAACCGGGTTCGCCTGGATTTCGAGGAAGTATTTACCGGCCTGCAATTCAATCGCCTCGTCGAATTCAAAATCCAGATCCACTGCAACCACTTCTAACGGATATCCGTCCAGCGGGTGGTATCCATAGAAGTTTTCGGTTTTAGGTCCTTTCTTTTCAGCGGTGTACACTACGTCTCCGGGCGCACCGTTGTTTTCCTTTCTTATTTTCACAGTGGCATTAATCATGTTTCCGAGTTGCATCGAGGACATCTTAAATGCATTTAAATAAAATGTGGTGTTTTCCGGAACGATGAAATCGTCTGCCATATTAAAGCCACCCAAACTGAAAGCGGTCTCGTATCCATTGGAAGGATTGCCCTGACTGGCGGGCTGACCATACGCAGGCGGTTCCTGCCCGGTTGGTGCGCAGCTTCCCGAGATCTGAAACACCTGGTCGTAATAAGAAAATCCGCCTGACCATGGTTCGTCGCCAAATTTTCCCATATCAAATCTTCCGAGCTTTTTGGTATCTTCGCCCGCAATTTCCCACGCCACCATATATTCGTCGCCGGGTGCGGCCTGTATTTCAAGAAAATATTTACCCTTCGGCA
This window of the Flavobacteriaceae bacterium 3519-10 genome carries:
- a CDS encoding L-Aspartate dehydrogenase; the encoded protein is MRSRRFKFQYVRSMKTKTLAIVGCGKLAIIVSEALLKGLLPDFQLIATYSRTFEKAQRVADSVNRSDQGYRCTPCDSLEEIFALKPNYIVETASPASLKELAIPALKNGCSIVTLSIGAFANSAFYETVKQTALENGTRVHLASGAIGGFDVLRTVSLMEKSKVTFSTRKGPNSLKNTEVYDDSLQTQTREVFSGNAAAAIGLFPTRVNVAVAAALASNGPENVEVSIQSVPEFVGDEHRIEIESEQIRAVVEVYSKTAQIAGWSVVNTLRNITSPIVF